The Megalops cyprinoides isolate fMegCyp1 chromosome 19, fMegCyp1.pri, whole genome shotgun sequence genome has a window encoding:
- the LOC118795201 gene encoding tumor necrosis factor ligand superfamily member 14-like has product MRAADKAEGGVIYPPVFVVDGQAGYPLPPRPPPRRRSTVQWLLFLLVSLALCGMAVEACFIYHLYSSRNIPGGSGTPQRSFQDRNEETTAPPTRRTITAVKPSKPAAHLTAGPLHPRSDGVLQWTQDGYSFTHQMQYREGALVVEEEGYYFIYSKVFFTEPECTSFTHAVLWSTPRYLGGDTELMQSRRFHCRSQWRSRNLLNSYLGGVYHLSKGDSIYVKAQNHTQIIRHSSSDNFFGAYMI; this is encoded by the exons ATGCGTGCCGCAGACAAGGCTGAGGGGGGTGTGATATACCCCCCGGTGTTCGTGGTGGATGGTCAGGCGGGGTACCCTCTGCCCCCCAGACCTCCCCCCCGCCGGCGTAGCACTGTCCAGTGgctgctcttcctgctggtgTCCCTGGCACTGTGTGGCATGGCTGTGGAGGCCTGCTTCATCTACCACCTCTACAGCAGCAGGAACATCCCG GGTGGCAGTGGCACACCACAAAGGAGTTTCCAGG acagaaatgaagaaacaaCAGCCCCACCCACCAGGAGAACCATCACTGCGGTGAAGCCATCCAAACCTGCAGCACACCTGACAG CTGGACCCCTCCATCCTCGTTCGGACGGAGTCCTGCAGTGGACCCAGGATGGCTATTCCTTCACCCACCAGATGCAGTACAGGGAGGGAGcgctggtggtggaggaggaagggtACTACTTCATCTACTCCAAAGTGTTCTTCACAGAGCCAGAGTGCACCTCCTTTACCCACGCGGTCCTGTGGAGCACACCCCGCTACCTAGGGGGCGACACAGAGCTGATGCAGTCCAGGAGGTTTCACTGCAGGAGCCAATGGAGGAGCAGGAACCTGCTGAACAGCTACCTGGGAGGAGTCTACCACCTGAGCAAGGGTGACTCCATCTATGTGAAGGCTCAGAACCACACCCAAATCATCCGCCATTCCTCCTCTGACAACTTCTTTGGAGCGTACATGATCTAG